One segment of Allorhodopirellula heiligendammensis DNA contains the following:
- a CDS encoding phage tail tape measure protein, which produces MSTSGIRAGRAFVELGINDKLSAGLKNAQAKMRAFSAGLQNVVVKLAGAGIALGTPIAFATKIFADFDDAMRAVGAIAQASSEDLKSMTDTASRLGATTSYTSQEVALLMQELAKGGFKPEQINKMTLAVLDLSRATGTDAALAAGIMKNAIKQFGLEASDATRLADVLTKTANSTNTTVEGIGESMVYAATSAHRLGMSVEETAAFIGILGDKGIEASAAGTALRRIASIASSSGEELKKIFNVSNTDADGQFKPLAKILTEIGESTALMSTTEQSKALSDAFGLLGMDAANIIATSGPALDELTAKLKAAEGTANTTAKSMDAGLGGAFRRILSAVDGVANAIGASIEGGLSKVVDAFTQVLGDLTEFINANQGVAQVLAITAAGLVTVGGTLVAIAAGVSLLGYGLGGMATAWGFVAAAATSAWAAISGPLLPFLPLIALVAAYVAALSAVFIVAASKMDVVSAAWEGAKNVLKEVWAIAKETFSGLTAAMAGGQYAKAAEILWAGVKAAFFTGMDGIAKGLSHYFSNYWKYFKEFWGNVLTTLGSVFAAIPKMIWSALTGGPSIAQMLADAFSGGVGASFDSFEDRAKSARAELKRLNSELGRDTAKKEGTSKANQDAKKLTDTITGRIDSLADTGNSAVHGKNAAEVIKFRREGANSAQIDALKAAQEEATRAEAIAKVNDSVKDQIQSLNEQAYASRHGAEASERHKLSLMGATAAQLAALKVAQEQAAAAAKLADMKSDAASLAEALRSPFEVFRTELENSQELLRAGLIDETTFRRSRNKLQKGFLEANDTKEERQATFREQQQTIRERLDGGQINEAEAGAQIAAVARLLDQARLAAANAGTEMDKQTKTAGTFDGFALGRGGNGRDALAKETAEATKATAENTRRIADAAGKKNPVRFGA; this is translated from the coding sequence ATGAGCACCTCAGGAATTCGCGCCGGGCGTGCCTTCGTCGAACTCGGCATCAACGACAAACTCTCGGCCGGCCTCAAGAACGCACAAGCCAAAATGCGAGCGTTTTCGGCAGGGTTGCAAAACGTCGTCGTGAAGCTCGCCGGAGCTGGCATTGCCCTCGGTACTCCGATCGCGTTTGCCACGAAGATTTTCGCGGACTTCGACGACGCGATGCGGGCGGTTGGTGCGATCGCCCAGGCATCCTCCGAAGATCTAAAGAGCATGACCGACACCGCGAGTCGTCTCGGTGCAACCACCAGCTACACCTCGCAAGAGGTCGCATTGCTGATGCAGGAACTCGCCAAGGGCGGTTTCAAGCCAGAGCAAATCAACAAGATGACGCTTGCAGTGCTCGATCTCTCACGAGCGACCGGTACTGATGCCGCCCTCGCCGCTGGAATCATGAAAAACGCGATCAAGCAATTCGGGCTCGAGGCATCCGACGCGACCCGCCTGGCCGACGTGTTGACCAAAACAGCCAACTCCACCAACACGACCGTCGAGGGCATCGGCGAATCGATGGTCTACGCCGCCACGAGCGCCCACCGGCTCGGCATGAGTGTCGAGGAGACTGCCGCGTTTATCGGCATTCTCGGCGACAAAGGTATCGAAGCATCCGCCGCCGGTACTGCCCTCCGTCGGATCGCGTCGATTGCATCATCGTCGGGCGAAGAACTCAAGAAGATCTTCAATGTGTCCAATACCGACGCCGATGGCCAATTCAAACCACTAGCCAAGATCCTAACCGAGATCGGCGAATCAACCGCCCTGATGAGCACCACGGAGCAATCTAAGGCACTCAGCGACGCGTTTGGGCTGCTCGGCATGGACGCGGCCAACATTATCGCCACGTCTGGCCCAGCACTCGACGAACTCACCGCCAAACTCAAGGCCGCTGAGGGCACTGCCAACACGACCGCCAAGAGCATGGACGCTGGGCTGGGCGGAGCATTCCGACGCATCCTGTCAGCCGTTGATGGGGTCGCCAACGCGATCGGCGCGAGCATCGAAGGTGGGCTGTCGAAGGTTGTCGACGCGTTTACCCAGGTGCTCGGTGATCTCACCGAATTTATCAACGCGAACCAAGGCGTGGCCCAAGTACTTGCCATCACGGCCGCAGGGCTGGTGACCGTTGGTGGAACACTTGTCGCCATTGCGGCCGGTGTTAGCCTCTTGGGTTACGGGCTCGGCGGGATGGCAACTGCCTGGGGATTTGTGGCCGCGGCCGCAACCTCCGCGTGGGCCGCGATTTCAGGTCCACTACTGCCCTTTCTTCCGCTTATTGCATTGGTCGCTGCGTACGTTGCTGCGTTAAGCGCGGTATTCATCGTGGCAGCATCAAAAATGGACGTCGTCTCAGCCGCGTGGGAGGGTGCAAAGAATGTCCTCAAGGAGGTGTGGGCAATTGCTAAAGAAACTTTCAGCGGGCTCACCGCCGCGATGGCTGGTGGACAATACGCGAAGGCGGCCGAGATCCTCTGGGCAGGTGTAAAGGCAGCATTCTTTACCGGAATGGATGGCATTGCGAAGGGCTTGTCACACTACTTTTCCAACTACTGGAAATACTTCAAGGAATTCTGGGGCAACGTACTGACAACGCTTGGGTCGGTGTTCGCAGCCATTCCAAAAATGATTTGGTCTGCACTCACCGGCGGCCCCTCTATCGCGCAAATGCTGGCCGACGCATTTTCAGGCGGAGTCGGCGCGAGCTTCGATAGCTTCGAAGATCGCGCCAAGAGTGCCCGCGCGGAGCTGAAACGCCTCAATAGCGAGCTGGGCAGGGACACCGCCAAGAAAGAAGGCACGAGCAAAGCGAACCAAGACGCGAAGAAACTGACCGACACGATTACCGGCCGGATCGACTCGCTCGCCGATACCGGCAACTCGGCCGTCCACGGAAAAAACGCCGCCGAGGTCATTAAGTTCCGGCGTGAAGGTGCCAATAGTGCCCAGATCGACGCTCTCAAGGCCGCACAAGAGGAGGCCACCCGAGCGGAAGCGATTGCCAAGGTCAACGACAGCGTGAAGGATCAAATCCAATCGCTCAACGAACAAGCCTACGCATCTCGCCACGGTGCCGAGGCGTCCGAACGGCACAAGCTCTCCCTGATGGGCGCCACAGCCGCCCAACTCGCCGCGCTGAAGGTTGCCCAAGAGCAAGCGGCCGCTGCCGCCAAGCTCGCCGACATGAAGTCCGACGCCGCATCGCTCGCGGAGGCTCTGCGCAGCCCTTTCGAAGTGTTCCGCACGGAACTCGAGAACTCGCAAGAGCTCCTCCGCGCGGGCCTGATCGACGAGACCACTTTCCGCCGCAGTCGTAACAAGCTGCAGAAGGGGTTTCTCGAGGCCAACGACACGAAAGAGGAACGCCAGGCCACGTTTCGCGAGCAACAACAGACCATCCGTGAACGCCTCGACGGTGGCCAGATCAACGAAGCCGAGGCCGGTGCCCAGATCGCGGCCGTGGCTCGATTGCTCGACCAAGCCCGCCTGGCGGCCGCCAACGCGGGAACGGAAATGGACAAGCAAACCAAAACCGCCGGCACGTTCGACGGCTTCGCTCTCGGGCGTGGTGGCAACGGACGTGACGCGCTCGCCAAAGAGACCGCCGAGGCCACCAAGGCGACGGCCGAAAACACGCGCCGGATCGCAGACGCGGCTGGGAAGAAAAACCCCGTGAGGTTCGGAGCATGA